In the Pseudomonas orientalis genome, one interval contains:
- a CDS encoding 8-oxoguanine deaminase, with protein MPATRIWLKNPLAIFTANGLDARGGLVLQDGVITEVLAQAQQPAQPCAQVFDAHEHVVLPGLINTHHHFYQTLTRAWAPVVNQPLFPWLKTLYPVWARLTPEKLALATKVALAELLLSGCTTAADHHYLFPDGLENAIDVQVASVRELGMRAMLTRGSMSLGEADGGLPPQQTVQQGQVILDDSQRLIREYHERGDGAQIQIALAPCSPFSVTPEIMRASAELATSLDVRLHTHLAETLDEEDFCLQRFGLRTVDYLDSVGWLGPRTWLAHGIHFNPEEIARLGAAGTGICHCPSSNMRLASGICPTLDLLAAGAPLGLGVDGSASNDASNMILEARQALYIQRLRYGAEKITPEGVLGWATKGSAQLLGRTDIGELAVGKQADLALFKLDELRFSGSHDPISALLLCGADRADRVMIAGQWRVIDGQVEGLDLKALIADHTRAARQLIAGI; from the coding sequence ATGCCTGCGACCCGTATCTGGTTAAAAAATCCCCTCGCGATCTTCACCGCCAATGGCCTTGATGCCCGTGGCGGCCTGGTGCTGCAGGACGGCGTCATCACCGAAGTGCTGGCCCAAGCGCAACAACCTGCGCAGCCCTGTGCGCAAGTGTTCGATGCCCACGAACATGTCGTCCTGCCCGGGCTGATCAACACGCACCACCATTTCTACCAGACCTTGACCCGCGCCTGGGCGCCGGTGGTCAACCAGCCACTGTTTCCCTGGTTGAAGACCCTGTACCCGGTCTGGGCCCGACTGACCCCGGAAAAACTGGCCCTGGCAACGAAAGTGGCGCTCGCCGAATTGCTGCTCTCCGGTTGCACCACGGCGGCGGACCACCACTACCTGTTCCCCGACGGCCTGGAAAACGCGATTGATGTGCAGGTCGCCAGCGTGCGCGAACTGGGTATGCGCGCCATGCTCACCCGCGGTTCCATGAGCCTGGGCGAAGCCGATGGCGGCCTGCCGCCGCAGCAGACCGTGCAACAGGGCCAGGTGATCCTCGACGACAGCCAACGCCTGATCCGTGAATACCACGAGCGCGGCGACGGCGCGCAGATCCAGATTGCCCTGGCGCCCTGTTCGCCGTTTTCCGTCACCCCCGAAATCATGCGCGCCAGTGCCGAACTGGCCACCTCGCTCGACGTGCGCCTGCACACGCACCTGGCCGAAACCCTCGACGAGGAAGACTTCTGCCTGCAGCGTTTCGGCCTGCGCACCGTGGACTATCTCGACAGCGTCGGCTGGCTCGGCCCGCGCACCTGGCTGGCCCACGGCATTCACTTCAACCCGGAGGAAATCGCGCGCCTGGGCGCTGCCGGCACGGGCATCTGCCATTGCCCGAGTTCGAACATGCGCCTGGCCTCCGGTATCTGCCCGACCCTCGACCTGCTCGCCGCCGGAGCCCCCCTCGGCCTGGGCGTGGACGGTTCCGCGTCCAATGACGCCTCGAACATGATCCTTGAAGCGCGTCAGGCCCTGTACATTCAGCGCCTGCGTTATGGCGCGGAAAAAATCACCCCTGAAGGTGTGTTGGGTTGGGCGACCAAAGGCTCGGCGCAGTTGCTGGGGCGTACGGATATCGGAGAGTTGGCTGTAGGAAAGCAGGCTGATCTAGCGCTGTTCAAACTCGATGAGCTGCGCTTCTCAGGTAGCCATGACCCGATTTCAGCGCTGCTGCTGTGCGGTGCTGACCGAGCGGACCGCGTAATGATTGCAGGCCAATGGCGGGTAATCGACGGTCAAGTCGAAGGCCTCGACCTGAAAGCTCTGATCGCCGATCACACCCGGGCGGCCCGTCAGTTGATCGCCGGAATCTAA
- a CDS encoding CoA-acylating methylmalonate-semialdehyde dehydrogenase, translating into MSLIQHLINGELVSDSGRSADVFNPSTGQVIHQVPLASRETIQRAIDSAKAAFPAWRNTPAAKRAQVMFRFKQLLEQNEARISQLISEEHGKTLEDAAGELKRGIENVEYACSAPEILKGEYSRNVGPNIDAWSDFQPLGVVAGITPFNFPAMVPLWMYPLAIVCGNCFILKPSERDPSSTLLIAQLLQEAGLPKGVLSVVHGDKGAVDALIEAPEVKALSFVGSTPIAEYIYSEATRRGKRVQALGGAKNHAVLMPDADLDNAVSALMGAAYGSCGERCMAISVAVCVGDQVADALIAKLVPQIKALKIGAGTTCGLDMGPLVTGQARDKVSGYIEDGVSAGAELVVDGRGLSVTGHEEGFFLGGSLFDRVTPAMRIYKEEIFGPVLCVVRVASLEAAMQLINDHEYGNGTCIFTRDGEAARLFCDEIEVGMVGVNVPLPVPVAYHSFGGWKRSLFGDLHAYGPDGVRFYTRRKAITQRWPQRASHEASQFAFPSL; encoded by the coding sequence ATGAGCCTTATCCAGCATTTGATCAACGGTGAATTGGTCAGTGACAGCGGTCGGAGTGCCGACGTGTTCAACCCGTCCACTGGTCAAGTGATTCACCAGGTACCGTTGGCCAGTCGCGAAACCATCCAACGGGCGATCGATTCGGCCAAGGCGGCATTCCCGGCCTGGCGTAACACGCCTGCGGCCAAGCGTGCGCAGGTGATGTTTCGTTTCAAGCAGTTGCTGGAGCAGAACGAAGCCCGTATCTCGCAGTTGATCAGCGAAGAGCACGGCAAGACGTTGGAGGATGCCGCCGGTGAGTTGAAGCGCGGGATCGAGAACGTGGAGTACGCGTGCTCGGCGCCGGAGATTCTCAAGGGCGAATACAGCCGCAACGTGGGCCCGAACATTGATGCCTGGTCGGATTTCCAGCCATTGGGCGTAGTGGCGGGTATTACGCCGTTCAACTTCCCGGCAATGGTGCCGTTGTGGATGTATCCACTGGCGATTGTGTGCGGTAACTGTTTCATCCTCAAACCGTCGGAGCGCGACCCCAGTTCAACGTTGCTGATCGCACAATTGCTGCAGGAAGCGGGACTGCCTAAAGGCGTGCTGAGCGTGGTGCATGGCGACAAGGGCGCGGTGGATGCATTGATCGAGGCGCCAGAGGTAAAAGCGCTGAGTTTTGTAGGATCCACGCCAATTGCCGAGTACATCTATTCCGAAGCGACCCGGCGTGGCAAGCGCGTGCAGGCACTGGGTGGGGCGAAGAACCACGCGGTGTTGATGCCGGACGCGGACCTGGATAACGCCGTCAGCGCCTTGATGGGCGCTGCATATGGTTCCTGCGGTGAACGCTGCATGGCGATCTCGGTGGCGGTGTGCGTGGGTGACCAGGTGGCGGATGCGTTGATTGCCAAGCTGGTGCCACAGATCAAGGCGCTGAAGATCGGAGCGGGCACCACCTGTGGTCTGGATATGGGACCGCTGGTGACGGGGCAGGCGCGGGATAAGGTCAGTGGCTATATAGAAGACGGTGTGTCAGCGGGAGCCGAGTTGGTCGTTGATGGTCGTGGCCTGAGCGTCACCGGGCATGAAGAAGGGTTCTTCCTCGGTGGTAGCCTGTTCGATCGCGTGACCCCCGCGATGCGTATCTATAAAGAAGAGATCTTTGGCCCGGTGTTGTGCGTGGTGCGTGTAGCCAGCCTGGAAGCTGCGATGCAGTTGATCAACGATCATGAGTACGGCAACGGTACTTGTATCTTCACCCGTGACGGTGAGGCGGCGCGTCTGTTTTGTGACGAGATCGAAGTGGGCATGGTGGGGGTTAACGTTCCACTGCCGGTGCCCGTGGCTTATCACAGCTTTGGTGGCTGGAAGCGCTCGCTGTTTGGCGACTTGCACGCCTATGGGCCGGATGGGGTGCGTTTCTATACCCGTCGCAAGGCCATCACTCAACGTTGGCCGCAACGGGCCAGCCATGAAGCCTCGCAATTTGCTTTCCCAAGCTTGTAA
- a CDS encoding paraquat-inducible protein A: MRAIDAGILVCTECHELNKQEADADEQLCSRCGALIHARRPNSLIRTWALLITAAILYIPANVLPIMTVNSLGQGDPSTIMSGVIQLVQHGMFPIAAVVFIASILVPTFKLVGIGLLLFSVQRRQPLSAQQRIIMYRFIEFIGRWSMLDIFVIAILVAVVNFGRLASVEANLGAAAFASVVILTMLAAVTFDPRLIWDNTESDDDHE; this comes from the coding sequence ATGCGGGCGATTGATGCTGGCATTCTGGTTTGTACTGAATGTCATGAGCTGAACAAGCAGGAAGCGGACGCCGATGAGCAGCTCTGCAGCCGTTGCGGTGCGCTGATCCATGCACGTCGCCCCAATAGCCTCATACGCACCTGGGCACTGCTGATCACAGCGGCGATCCTGTATATCCCCGCCAACGTGCTGCCCATCATGACCGTCAACTCCCTCGGCCAAGGCGACCCCAGCACCATCATGTCCGGCGTGATCCAGCTGGTACAGCACGGCATGTTTCCCATTGCCGCCGTGGTGTTCATCGCCAGTATCCTGGTGCCCACGTTCAAGCTGGTGGGTATCGGCCTGCTGCTGTTCTCGGTGCAGCGCCGCCAACCGCTGTCCGCGCAACAACGCATTATCATGTACCGTTTTATCGAATTCATCGGTCGCTGGTCCATGCTGGATATCTTCGTGATCGCCATCTTGGTGGCGGTCGTAAACTTTGGGCGACTTGCCAGTGTCGAGGCCAATCTCGGCGCTGCAGCGTTCGCCAGTGTGGTGATCTTGACGATGCTTGCCGCAGTAACCTTCGATCCCCGACTGATTTGGGATAACACGGAGTCGGATGACGACCATGAGTGA
- a CDS encoding SDR family oxidoreductase translates to MPTPKTALIIGASRGLGLGLVKQLLQDGWDVTATVRDPNKADALKAVGPVQIEKLDMDDQQAVIALAQRLKDRTFDLLFVNAGVKGPANQEPGHATLAEVGQLFFTNAVAPINLAQRFVGQIRKDTGVLAFMSSVLGSVTIPDGSDMALYKASKAALNSMTNSFITQLGEHKPTVLSLHPGWVKTDMGGENAHIDVETSVRGLVDQVNAYTGKGGHHFVDYKGDTIAW, encoded by the coding sequence ATGCCTACGCCAAAAACCGCACTGATCATCGGCGCCTCGCGCGGGCTGGGCCTCGGCCTGGTCAAGCAACTGCTGCAGGACGGCTGGGACGTGACCGCCACCGTGCGTGACCCGAACAAGGCCGATGCCCTGAAAGCCGTGGGCCCGGTGCAGATCGAGAAACTCGACATGGACGATCAGCAAGCCGTGATCGCCCTGGCCCAGCGCCTGAAAGACCGGACCTTCGACCTGCTGTTCGTCAATGCCGGCGTCAAGGGCCCCGCGAACCAGGAGCCGGGGCACGCCACCCTGGCCGAAGTCGGCCAGCTGTTTTTCACCAACGCCGTGGCCCCGATCAACCTGGCCCAGCGTTTTGTCGGGCAGATCCGCAAGGACACCGGCGTGCTGGCCTTCATGAGTTCGGTGCTGGGCAGCGTCACCATTCCCGACGGTTCGGACATGGCGCTGTACAAGGCCAGCAAGGCGGCGCTCAACTCCATGACCAACAGCTTTATCACCCAACTGGGCGAGCACAAACCAACGGTGTTATCGCTGCACCCGGGCTGGGTGAAAACCGACATGGGCGGCGAAAACGCGCACATCGATGTCGAGACCAGCGTGCGTGGCCTGGTGGATCAGGTAAATGCCTACACCGGCAAGGGCGGCCATCATTTTGTGGACTACAAGGGTGACACCATCGCCTGGTAA
- a CDS encoding uracil-xanthine permease family protein — protein MPPESSSPNDLIYGLDDRPKPLPALLAALQHVLAAFVGIITPPLIIGSTLGLTAHLPYLISMALMVSGVGTFIQARRPFGIGAGMICLQGTSFAFLGAVLSAGFLVKQRGGSPEDILAMIFGVCFFGALVQIVLSRFIGQLRRVITPLVTGIVITLIGISLIKVGITDLGGGFNAPDFGAPINLALGLFVVLTIILLNRSNTPWVRLSAIIIGLALGSLAAWFSGKLVPQALPDVPLISLPVPFRFGFNFDWSAFLPIALIYLISSIETVGDLTANCMIARQPISGASYISRLKGGVLGDGVSCMIAATFSAFPNTTFAQNNGVIQLTGVASRYVGLYIGVVLVCLGLFPMIGAVLQQIPKPVLGGATLVMFGSVAAAGVRILAQAPLDRRSMLIIATSFGVGLGIAAQPNLLHLMPTLVQNLFDSAITSGGLTAIVLCLLLPEAKTTHTAANHTAESDALETL, from the coding sequence ATGCCGCCAGAATCCTCCAGCCCCAACGACTTGATCTACGGCCTCGATGATCGCCCGAAGCCACTGCCCGCCCTGCTGGCCGCCCTGCAACATGTGCTGGCCGCGTTCGTCGGTATCATCACACCGCCCTTGATCATCGGTTCCACCCTGGGCCTCACCGCGCACCTGCCCTATTTGATCAGCATGGCGCTGATGGTCTCCGGCGTCGGCACGTTCATCCAGGCGCGCAGGCCGTTTGGTATCGGCGCCGGAATGATCTGCCTGCAAGGCACCAGCTTTGCGTTCCTGGGCGCGGTGCTGTCCGCCGGTTTCCTGGTCAAGCAACGCGGCGGCAGCCCTGAGGACATCCTGGCGATGATTTTCGGCGTGTGCTTTTTCGGCGCCCTGGTGCAGATCGTGCTGAGCCGCTTTATCGGCCAACTGCGCCGGGTCATCACGCCCCTGGTGACCGGGATCGTGATTACGCTGATCGGTATCAGCCTGATAAAAGTCGGCATCACCGACCTGGGCGGCGGGTTCAACGCTCCTGACTTCGGCGCCCCCATCAACCTGGCCCTGGGCCTGTTCGTGGTGCTGACGATCATTCTGCTCAACCGCTCGAACACGCCCTGGGTACGCCTCTCGGCCATCATCATCGGCCTGGCCCTGGGCAGCCTGGCCGCCTGGTTCAGTGGCAAGCTGGTGCCCCAGGCATTACCCGACGTGCCTCTGATCAGCCTGCCGGTACCGTTTCGCTTTGGTTTCAACTTCGACTGGAGCGCCTTCCTGCCGATCGCGCTGATTTATCTGATCAGCAGCATCGAAACCGTCGGAGACCTCACCGCCAACTGCATGATCGCCCGCCAACCCATCAGCGGTGCCTCTTATATAAGCCGACTCAAAGGCGGCGTGCTCGGGGATGGCGTCAGTTGCATGATCGCCGCCACGTTCAGCGCCTTCCCCAACACCACCTTCGCGCAAAACAACGGGGTGATCCAACTCACCGGCGTGGCCAGCCGCTATGTCGGCTTGTACATCGGTGTGGTGCTGGTGTGCCTCGGGTTGTTTCCCATGATCGGCGCGGTGTTGCAGCAAATCCCCAAACCGGTGCTGGGCGGTGCAACCCTGGTCATGTTCGGCAGCGTCGCCGCAGCCGGGGTGCGCATCCTGGCCCAGGCACCGCTGGACCGACGCAGCATGCTGATCATCGCCACCTCCTTCGGTGTCGGCTTGGGCATCGCCGCCCAACCCAATCTGTTGCACCTGATGCCAACCCTGGTGCAGAACCTGTTCGACTCCGCCATCACCAGCGGCGGCCTGACCGCCATTGTGCTGTGCCTGCTGTTACCCGAGGCCAAGACCACTCACACCGCTGCGAACCACACAGCAGAAAGCGACGCCCTGGAAACGCTTTGA
- a CDS encoding TetR/AcrR family transcriptional regulator, which translates to MSLEVPAHSNHAGKPASRIRQKNEQAILQAAEDEFARHGYKGTSMNTIAASAGLPKANLHYYFTNKLGLYIAVLSNILELWDSTFNALTAEDDPAVALSRYIRTKMEFSRRQPQASRIFAMEIISGGECLTEYFSQDYRAWFSGRAAVFQAWIDAGKMDPIDPVHLIFLLWGSTQHYADFATQICRVTGRTKLTKQDMEDAGTNLIHIILKGCGIKPAL; encoded by the coding sequence ATGAGCCTCGAAGTTCCTGCCCACAGCAACCACGCCGGTAAACCCGCCAGCCGCATTCGGCAAAAGAACGAACAAGCGATTCTACAGGCGGCTGAAGATGAATTCGCGCGCCATGGCTACAAGGGCACCAGCATGAACACCATCGCTGCCAGTGCCGGGCTGCCCAAAGCCAACTTGCACTATTACTTCACCAACAAGCTGGGCCTGTACATTGCGGTACTCAGCAATATCCTCGAATTGTGGGACAGCACGTTCAACGCGCTGACCGCCGAAGACGACCCGGCCGTGGCCCTCTCACGGTACATCCGCACCAAGATGGAATTCTCGCGACGCCAGCCACAGGCCTCGCGGATCTTCGCCATGGAGATCATCAGCGGCGGCGAATGCCTCACCGAATATTTCAGCCAGGACTACCGCGCCTGGTTCAGCGGCCGTGCAGCCGTGTTCCAGGCCTGGATCGATGCCGGCAAGATGGACCCCATCGACCCGGTGCACCTGATTTTCCTGCTGTGGGGCAGCACCCAGCATTATGCCGACTTCGCCACCCAGATCTGCCGCGTCACCGGTCGCACTAAGCTGACCAAGCAGGATATGGAGGACGCCGGCACCAACCTGATTCACATCATTCTCAAAGGCTGTGGCATCAAGCCGGCCTTATAA
- a CDS encoding IMPACT family protein, with amino-acid sequence MPFTLTGFCEFREEIRKSRFITLAAPITSAQDAQAFIEQHSDLNATHNCWAWKLADLYRSHDDGEPGGTAGRPILAAIEAQGFDQVVVLVIRWYGGIQLGTGGLARAYGGGANKCLQNAERIELINRVPLRCACGFSELNLLKLRVAELDGLVVEETFTANGVELQLALGEAHIDTLQAQLADLSRGRILLQR; translated from the coding sequence ATGCCATTCACGCTGACAGGCTTTTGCGAATTTCGTGAAGAAATACGCAAAAGCCGCTTTATCACCCTCGCGGCGCCGATCACCAGCGCGCAGGACGCCCAGGCATTTATCGAGCAGCACAGCGACCTTAACGCGACGCACAACTGCTGGGCCTGGAAGCTGGCCGACCTATACCGCAGCCACGACGACGGCGAACCCGGCGGCACCGCCGGGCGACCGATTCTGGCGGCCATCGAGGCGCAAGGCTTTGATCAAGTCGTCGTGCTGGTGATCCGCTGGTACGGCGGGATTCAACTGGGCACCGGTGGTCTGGCCCGAGCCTACGGCGGCGGCGCGAATAAGTGCCTGCAGAATGCCGAGCGCATTGAACTGATCAATCGTGTACCGCTAAGGTGCGCCTGCGGTTTCTCCGAATTGAACCTGCTGAAGCTGCGCGTTGCCGAACTGGACGGGCTGGTCGTGGAAGAGACCTTCACCGCCAACGGCGTGGAGTTGCAACTGGCCCTGGGCGAAGCCCACATTGACACCTTGCAAGCCCAGCTCGCCGACCTGAGCCGGGGACGTATCCTGCTGCAACGCTGA
- a CDS encoding paraquat-inducible protein A encodes MPDPVDALEVSDLPLDELVACHECDLLMRKPVLALGEKAECPRCGYELYAHRHNVVERSLALVLAALLLYIPANFLPIMQLNLLGQSSEDTVWTGVVGLFNTGMQGVAAVVFLCSMAIPLVKLFCQLAVLLSIRWNIGRSYGLLFYRIYHHLKDWGMLEVYLMGVLVALVKLADMASITLGLGLVCFVSLLMVQILLEVVMSPHQIWQALSGEDDHAGD; translated from the coding sequence ATGCCCGATCCGGTTGATGCCCTTGAGGTGTCGGACTTACCGCTGGACGAACTGGTGGCATGCCATGAGTGCGATCTGCTGATGCGCAAACCCGTACTCGCCCTTGGTGAAAAAGCTGAATGTCCACGTTGCGGCTACGAGCTATACGCTCACCGTCACAATGTGGTCGAGCGAAGCCTGGCCCTGGTGCTGGCAGCACTGTTGCTGTACATACCCGCGAACTTTTTACCCATCATGCAGCTCAATCTACTCGGGCAGTCCTCCGAGGACACTGTGTGGACCGGCGTAGTCGGCCTGTTCAACACCGGTATGCAAGGTGTGGCCGCCGTGGTGTTCCTTTGCAGCATGGCTATTCCGCTGGTCAAGTTGTTTTGCCAATTGGCCGTATTGCTCAGCATCCGCTGGAATATCGGTCGCAGTTATGGACTGCTGTTCTACCGTATCTACCACCATCTGAAAGACTGGGGGATGTTGGAGGTCTACTTGATGGGCGTCCTGGTTGCGCTCGTGAAGCTCGCGGATATGGCCTCCATTACGCTCGGCCTGGGTCTGGTGTGCTTTGTCAGTCTATTAATGGTTCAGATTCTGCTCGAAGTGGTGATGTCCCCCCACCAGATCTGGCAGGCGTTGTCAGGAGAGGATGACCATGCGGGCGATTGA
- a CDS encoding aspartate aminotransferase family protein — MNMPENAPSSLASQLKLDAHWMPYTANRNFQRDPRLIVAAEGSWLTDDKGRKVYDSLSGLWTCGAGHTRKEIQEAVARQLGTLDYSPGFQYGHPLSFQLAEKITDLTPGNLNHVFFTDSGSECADTAVKMVRAYWRLKGQATKTKMIGRARGYHGVNIAGTSLGGVNGNRKLFGQAMMDVDHLPHTLLASNAFSRGMPEQGGIALADELLKLIELHDASNIAAVFVEPMAGSAGVLVPPQGYLKRLREICDQHNILLVFDEVITGFGRTGSMFGADSFGVTPDLMCIAKQVTNGAIPMGAVIASSEIYQTFMNQATPEYAVEFPHGYTYSAHPVACAAGLAALDLLQKESLVQSVAEIAPHFENALHGLKGSKNVIDIRNYGLAGAIQIAPRDGDAIVRPFEAGMALWRAGFYVRFGGDTLQFGPTFNSKPQDLDRLFDAVGEVLNKID; from the coding sequence ATGAACATGCCGGAAAACGCCCCATCATCCCTGGCCAGCCAACTCAAGCTGGATGCTCACTGGATGCCTTATACCGCCAACCGTAACTTTCAGCGCGATCCGCGCCTGATCGTCGCCGCCGAAGGCAGCTGGTTGACCGATGACAAGGGGCGCAAGGTCTATGACTCGTTGTCAGGCCTGTGGACCTGCGGCGCCGGGCATACGCGCAAGGAGATTCAGGAGGCGGTGGCCAGGCAGTTGGGTACCCTGGACTACTCTCCGGGCTTCCAATACGGTCATCCGCTGTCCTTTCAACTGGCGGAAAAGATTACCGACCTGACCCCAGGCAACCTCAACCATGTGTTCTTCACCGACTCCGGCTCCGAGTGCGCCGATACCGCCGTGAAGATGGTGCGCGCCTACTGGCGCCTGAAGGGCCAGGCCACCAAGACCAAGATGATTGGCCGCGCCCGTGGCTACCATGGTGTGAACATCGCCGGCACCAGCCTTGGCGGCGTCAACGGTAACCGCAAGCTGTTTGGTCAGGCGATGATGGATGTTGATCACCTGCCCCATACGTTGCTGGCGAGCAATGCCTTCTCCCGTGGCATGCCGGAGCAGGGCGGTATTGCGTTGGCCGATGAGTTGCTCAAGCTGATCGAACTGCATGACGCGTCAAACATCGCTGCGGTGTTTGTCGAGCCCATGGCCGGCTCCGCAGGCGTGTTGGTGCCGCCACAGGGCTATCTCAAGCGCCTGCGCGAAATCTGCGACCAGCACAACATCCTGTTGGTATTCGACGAAGTGATCACGGGTTTCGGCCGCACCGGTTCGATGTTCGGCGCCGACAGCTTCGGTGTGACTCCGGACTTGATGTGCATCGCCAAGCAAGTCACCAACGGCGCGATTCCGATGGGCGCGGTGATTGCCAGCAGCGAGATCTATCAGACTTTCATGAACCAGGCGACGCCGGAGTACGCGGTGGAGTTTCCCCACGGTTACACCTACTCGGCGCACCCGGTGGCCTGTGCTGCCGGCCTCGCGGCCCTGGACCTGCTGCAGAAGGAAAGCCTCGTGCAGAGCGTAGCCGAAATCGCACCGCACTTTGAGAATGCGCTGCATGGCTTGAAGGGCAGCAAGAACGTGATTGATATTCGTAATTACGGCCTGGCCGGAGCGATCCAGATTGCGCCGCGTGACGGTGACGCCATCGTGCGTCCTTTCGAGGCCGGCATGGCGCTGTGGAGGGCCGGTTTCTACGTGCGCTTTGGCGGTGACACCCTGCAGTTCGGGCCAACCTTCAACAGCAAGCCCCAGGACCTGGATCGCCTGTTCGACGCGGTCGGTGAAGTGCTGAACAAGATCGACTGA
- a CDS encoding LysR family transcriptional regulator, translating into MSSRRPDPLAQVSDFDIRLLRIFRSVVECGGFSAAETVLGIGRSAISQQMSDLEQRLGLRLCQRGRAGFSLTEEGREVYQSALQLLSALESFRTEVNGLHQHLRGELIIGLTDNLVTLPHMRITHALAQLKERGPDVQIQIRMIAPSEVEQGVLDGRLHVGVVPQASALSGLEYQPLYSERSLLYCAVGHPLFYADDKQLDDARVDGQDAIAPTFRLPAEIQAHYQALNCTASASDREGMAFLILTGRYIGYLPDHYASLWVQQGRLRALKPATRFYDLSLASVTRKGRRPHLVLESFLQSLAATR; encoded by the coding sequence ATGAGCAGCCGTCGACCCGATCCGCTGGCCCAAGTCAGCGACTTCGATATCCGCTTGCTGCGCATCTTTCGCAGTGTGGTGGAATGCGGCGGCTTTTCAGCGGCGGAAACCGTACTGGGCATAGGCCGTTCGGCCATCAGCCAGCAAATGAGCGACCTGGAACAGCGCCTCGGGCTGAGGCTCTGTCAACGCGGCCGAGCGGGGTTCTCGCTGACGGAAGAAGGCCGCGAGGTTTATCAGTCGGCGTTGCAACTGTTGAGCGCCCTGGAAAGTTTTCGCACCGAAGTCAACGGTCTGCACCAGCACTTGCGCGGCGAGCTGATCATCGGCCTGACCGACAACCTCGTCACCCTGCCCCACATGCGCATCACCCACGCCCTGGCGCAGTTGAAGGAGCGCGGCCCGGACGTGCAGATTCAGATCCGCATGATCGCCCCCAGTGAAGTCGAGCAAGGTGTCCTCGACGGCCGTCTGCATGTCGGCGTGGTGCCCCAGGCCAGCGCGTTGTCGGGCCTGGAGTACCAACCGCTGTACAGCGAGCGCTCGCTGCTTTATTGCGCGGTCGGGCATCCGCTGTTTTATGCCGACGACAAACAACTGGATGACGCGCGGGTCGACGGCCAGGACGCCATCGCACCCACCTTTCGTTTGCCCGCCGAGATCCAGGCTCATTATCAGGCACTCAATTGCACGGCGAGTGCCTCCGACCGTGAGGGCATGGCGTTCCTGATCCTCACCGGGCGCTATATCGGCTACCTTCCCGATCACTATGCCAGCCTGTGGGTACAGCAAGGCCGACTGCGCGCGCTGAAACCGGCTACACGGTTTTACGATTTGAGCCTGGCATCGGTCACGCGCAAGGGCCGTCGCCCCCATTTGGTGCTGGAAAGTTTCCTGCAAAGCCTGGCGGCAACGCGCTAA